CCCCATTGCTTCCAACTCACCAAAACAAAGCAACTCTCCTTTGTTGTTCTATTCCTTTGTTGCAAATGGCTCGCAAGAAGGTGGCCCTCCGGTACATCCTTGATAAAAAGTCCCGATGCAGTACTTTAAAGAAACGTCATGAGGGCCTACAGAAAAAGGCGGACGAGTCGGCCATCATGTGCAATGCGAAGGCCTGCGTGCTAGTGTATGGCGAGGGCAAGTCGGTACCAGAGGTGTTCCCGTCCCACTCTGAGGCGGTGGCTATCCTGACTCGGTACAAGAATATGCCGAAGGGGAAGTTTAAGAAGACGGTGAGTCATGAAAGCTTTCTCAGCCAACATTTTAACAAGCTCCAGGCCAAGGGCCACAAGTTCCAAGGAGTCTGCGAAGACAATGAGACCAGAATCCTCCTGCACAAGGCTATGCTTGGAAGCAACCTCTCGAGCCTCGATGGCCTCAACATCGAGGATCTCGCCAATGTTGGCCGAAAGCTAGAGGTGATCCTCCAGAGCATGGGGGAAAGCATCACAAAAATTAGTGGCCAACCACCAGTCTCCGCACCACTACCAGCTCCATACGTCACCGACTACATGCACATGGAATCTCTGTCGACTTATCAGGCAACACCACCAGCTCCATACATGGACATGGAGTCTCCGTCGACTTTTCAGGCACCACCACCGACTGACAACATGGGCATGGGGTCTTCGATGATGTATCAAGCGCCATCACCAGCTCCCTATGTCACTGGTTGCATGGACATGGGGCCTCCGGCGATGCTTAAGGCCCCTCCACAACAACAAGAGGATTCACTTGACATGATGAGGTATGGAGGAGACCTCAACACCCTGGTCCACAGTGGCTACAATACTAGTGGTTGTAATGACACCAGCATAAGAGCTAGCTTGCCTAGCGGTGATGTTAACTCGAAGAAGTCGTTTGAAGTGGGGTTTGGTTGGCAGTTCGGTGGCGCTGATCCTGAAGCATCTTCTTCAAGTCTTTCCCCCCAAATGTAATCAAGGAGAGGATCTCTACATGTAATACCTAAAATAATAAGAGAAATTTAGTCTTGGTTGTGCTCTTTGAGCGAAAGCATATTTCATTTAGTCATTGGAATTGTTATTATGGATCTCTTCAACGGTCTATTTGTTTGATCTCTACGATTTAGCTGGTTCTAACTTGTATGTTGCACCTACTCTTTGTGTAAACATGCATGTTTTGTCAGGCATACCTTTTGAATGATATTTTTTGTTGACACTTAACATTGCATCAAGTGATACAACCATGAAGGGTTCACTCAACACATGAAACTTTTTGACGCAAAaataagaaaaacttcaagaaatGGAAGACCAATCCGACGACTACACCTCCATCCGTGTCAGGTAAAGAACTCCTTAAAAGCCACCTCTTCTATTGTGACATGCTTATGCGGAACCGTAAGAAAAAACACCTGGGTACTGGACGCTAAGTGGGGGTATTTCCCAACCATGAGTCCTCCCAAAACNNNNNNNNNNNNNNNNNNNNNNNNNNNNNNNNNNNNNNNNNNNNNNNNNNNNNNNNNNNNNNNNNNNNNNNNNNNNNNNNNNNNNNNNNNNNNNNNNNNNNNNNNNNNNNNNNNNNNNNNNNNNNNNNNNNNNNNNNNNNNNNNNNNNNNNNNNNNNNNNNNNNNNNNNNNNNNNNNNNNNNNNNNNNNNNNNNNNNNNNNNNNNNNNNNNNNNNNNNNNNNNNNNNNNNNNNNNNNNNNNNNNNNNNNNNNNNNNNNNNNNNNNNNNNNNNNNNNNNNNNNNNNNNNNNNNNNNNNNNNNNNNNNNNNNNNNNNNNNNNNNNNNNNNNNNNNNNNNNNNNNNNNNNNNNNNNNNNNNNNNNNNNNNNNNNNNNNNNNNNNNNNNNNNNNNNNNNNNNNNNNNNNNNNNNNNNNNNNNNNNNNNNNNNNNNNNNNNNNNNNNNNNNNNNNNNNNNNNNNNNNNNNNNNNNNNNNNNNNNNNNNNNNNNNNNNNNNNNNNNNNNNNNNNNNNNNNNNNNNNNNNNNNNNNNNNNNNNNNNNNNNNNNNNNNNNNNNNNNNNNNNNNNNNNNNNNNNNNNNNNNNNNNNNNNNNNNNNNNNNNNNNNNNNNNNNNNNNNNNNNNNNNNNNNNNNNNNNNNNNNNNNNNNNNNNNNNNNNNNNNNNNNNNNNNNNNNNNNNNNNNNNNNNNNNNNNNNNNNNNNNNNNNNNNNNNNNNNNNNNNNNNNNNNNNNNNNNNNNNNNNNNNNNNNNNNNNNNNNNNNNNNNNNNNNNNNNNNNNNNNNNNNNNNNNNNNNNNNNNNNNNNNNNNNNNNNNNNNNNNNNNNNNNNNNNNNNNNNNNNNNNNNNNNNNNNNNNNNNNNNNNNNNNNNNNNNNNNNNNNNNNNNNNNNNNNNNNNNNNNNNNNNNNNNNNNNNNNNNNNNNNNNNNNNNNNNNNNNNNNNNNNNNNNNNNNNNNNNNNNNNNNNNNNNNNNNNNNNNNNNNNNNNNNNNNNNNNNNNNNNNNNNNNNNNNNNNNNNNNNNNNNNNNNNNNNNNNNNNNNNNNNNNNNNNNNNNNNNNNNNNNNNNNNNNNNNNNNNNNNNNNNNNNNNNNNNNNNNNNNNNNNNNNNNNNNNNNNNNNNNNNNNNNNNNNNNNNNNNNNNNNNNNNNNNNNNNNNNNNNNNNNNNNNNNNNNNNNNNNNNNNNNNNNNNNNNNNNNNNNNNNNNNNNNNNNNNNNNNNNNNNNNNNNNNNNNNNNNNNNNNNNNNNNNNNNNNNNNNNNNNNNNNNNNNNNNNNNNNNNNNNNNNNNNNNNATGTTTCCAGGCTACCTAAATGATAAGAAGGCATGTGTTTTAGGTGGTATTCAATTCTAAACATGTAATCCTTCCATGTTTTATAGACCACAAATAGGTCTGACTTAAACATGGAGAAGGTAAGTGCGGTGGTTCACAtgatttttttttggggggggggggtcatgaCAAGAATGAGAGTGGATAAATGAAGTTATAGTGTCATTTAGAATGATTTCAAGAATCAAGTTAAGTGAAAATTTAAGGTCATACGTCAAGGCTAGATTTATGTGATAGAACCAGAATAAAAGTATGATTGGTTTTGATTCACTACTAGAGGCAAGGGAATAGAAAATCAAGCATTGGAATTGCACTCCTGTGTGTCGAGTGTCTAGAATGATGCATCGATAATGGGGTACATGTTACTTATAACTGACCTTTATATAATGTTTAACATCCTACATTCCATTTCTGAATATCGAAACGGCAAGAACATGatgaggggagtgtggggcgcgttTCACACATATGTTGACGACCGTTACAATATTCAGAGGAACTACTACGAAGATCTAGGTGACTAATAAATAAATGATATGCAACACAACGTGTTGGTTGTAAAGGGACAAGTCCATACATCCAGTTAATCTGACAACCCCTTCCACTTTGGGATTTTCCAATACCAACCCAGTTCAGCTCTTGAAAAGAATAGAGGATACGACAACGGATCATAGCACCCGTAATATGATTAAATATGCTCTATTTCATTGTTGTTCCATGAAGTATTACATTCTTGTCATAAGTATATCTTCTTTCATTTTCTTCAATCCACATTGTAGCTACCTCTGAATTGACTAGCGTGTTGTATGTTGGTCCAATCTTTGGTCAAGGGTTCAAGATGAGTCTCTAGTCCTCAAGGTTTTGAGCTTGCCCAATCTCCTAAATTGTTGAGAGTACAGGTTACCGTATAGGATGTCTGTTATTATTCCAATCACATGCTTGTCTTGCTCATACATTTCCTCACTACAACGGCGGGACCGACGCTCTAAGCTTGGATCATCGTCGTAGAAGTATAGCTCCAGATGCTTTGGATATGGGTGACTATTTCCAAATGGGTGTATATTTTGATATACCCGGCCATGTGCTCGAAAGGTGTAAATACGATGCGGCTCGCCCGGCCGATGCCTCGGTTCCGTCCATCGCCGAGCGGGCTGAGATCCAAGCGGCTGCCCGGAACCTCGAGTCAAGTGTGGATTCCGCCCTTCCCAGTTCTTCCTGTTGTTCCTTTTCCGCGCTTGAGGCCGTTCCTCTTAGACACCTAGCCAAGGTGGCCACTGACTCGGCCATCGTTTTCAGGGGGGAAGTGGGTCCCCCCTTAGAGCAGATCGCGGCCATTAGGGCTCGCGAGATCCTTGATGGCAAGTTGGCTGAGACTCGGGCTCGCCTGCGTAGGACCCCTGAGGAGCAGACTGCACGTACAGCTGGTCAGCCCCCTCCGGTGGTCGANNNNNNNNNNNNNNNNNNN
Above is a genomic segment from Triticum dicoccoides isolate Atlit2015 ecotype Zavitan unplaced genomic scaffold, WEW_v2.0 scaffold1375, whole genome shotgun sequence containing:
- the LOC119343686 gene encoding MADS-box transcription factor PHERES 2-like, producing MARKKVALRYILDKKSRCSTLKKRHEGLQKKADESAIMCNAKACVLVYGEGKSVPEVFPSHSEAVAILTRYKNMPKGKFKKTVSHESFLSQHFNKLQAKGHKFQGVCEDNETRILLHKAMLGSNLSSLDGLNIEDLANVGRKLEVILQSMGESITKISGQPPVSAPLPAPYVTDYMHMESLSTYQATPPAPYMDMESPSTFQAPPPTDNMGMGSSMMYQAPSPAPYVTGCMDMGPPAMLKAPPQQQEDSLDMMRYGGDLNTLVHSGYNTSGCNDTSIRASLPSGDVNSKKSFEVGFGWQFGGADPEASSSSLSPQM